The following DNA comes from Oceanococcus atlanticus.
TTCCTTCGGTTTTCAGCCCGCCCCAAAAACGCGCGGGCCGAACTCCAGCGACGACCGTTTTTCTGTGTGACCTGGAAATAACCAGCCCCCTCTTGCTCGGCCCCGTTGAAATCATCATTAGGCGGCAGCCCGGCTTCACACGCAGCATCGACAAAAGCCCGAGACAGGGGGTTCTTGTACATGCCATCGGCAACGTTCAATGCGCCACCGACACCATGAAACTCACTGATACCTCGCTCGTTATTTTCTTGTTCTTTAAAGATTTCTAACAGCCGGTGACTTTCCCAACCTTCACAGCCAAGATCCGCCCATTCGTCATAGTCCGCCCGATGTCCACGAATGTAGACCATGGCGTTGATCGAGCTCGACCCACCGAGCGTTTTGCCGCGCGGCCAAAACAACCGTCTATTGTTTAATTCTGCCTCGGGCTCTGTTTCATAACACCAGTTATAAGTCGGACGCCCAATTAAGCCCACAAGCCCTAGTGGAGTATGTATTAATGGACTTTTGTCAGGTGGCCCCGCTTCAAGCAAACAAACCGTCGTGTTCCCATCCGCACTGAGCTTCTCAGCAACCACACAGCCAGCGGAGCCGGCGCCAACAACGATATAGTCATAGGTATTCATCACTTCGCTCCGTCCCTAAACCGCGCAACCCAGCATGTCGACTTCGGCACCTGACGGAGTACCAGGACAGGCGTCCATGAGGTTTTCGACGCCATCACCATCAAGGTCAGGATTGCTCGTTGCTGGCACTACGTTGATATCCGCGTCATCCGGTGCGTCTTCGACTTCTGGTGCAACACCAAATGGAACAATGAATCCAAGCTGAGCGGTGGCCTCATTGAACGAGTTGGTCTGCGCGACCGTCTCCGAACGCCCACTGTGCATATCCGCCCGAAAGCCAATCTCCGCACGCAAGAACAAATCACAAATTCCTAATGAGAACGGTCCAGCCGCGTACCCTGCCCCCAGGCTCCACAGCACAGATTCATGTCCTACGGAATCTATTCCATCCGATTCATATTCGCCGTAACCCAACCCGAGGTAACCGTAGAGGTTCCCCATATTTGGGTAGACCACGGCTCTAATGCCCAATGATTCAAGTTTGCCGTCATCGGCATTCGAACCTGCTTCAGCCGAATATTGGTCGAGTTGCAAGAACCCCTCGACCCCGAACTGTTCATTTATCTGCCAACCCGAGCCAAGCGAAAAACCGGTTGCGGTCTCATCGAGGTTTCTAGCGTTGTCGGTTTGAATTCCAGTCCCCATCGCCGTCATATAGAAACGCGAGACCAATTCGAGAGGCACGGAATTTTTGCTTCCACCTCCGTCCTCTGCGTAACAGATTCCGGGCATAAGCAGCGTCAAACCCACTGTTGCCCATACAACGAAATAATCAATCTTAGCTACGCCTGTGTTCATCTGTGTCTCCAAGTGGGCAGCGATTTGTGTATCGCGCATAGTGACGCTATGTGCTAATGTTAGTCAACACATAGCAACCCTGAAATACTCATAACTCATTGATATATTATGTTTTTCACTCCTTCACATGCATCCTGAGCTGCAAGAAAATGGCTTAGATGTTGGCAGCAATTGAGCAACTTGTGGCGGACGGTTCCGGTCATGGAAGCTGGCGACCGACTCTCGCGGTATGAGTGACGCTAAAAAAGAATAATTCAGGGCTGACTAGCTACACCTGTGTTCATTTGTGTCTCCAAGTGGGCGGAGAGCTGTATATTGTGTTTAGTGTCGCTATATACTAGTATTAGTCAACACATAGCGGATAAACAGATTGGTATTTGATGTGAAAATCGAACAGATAGTCGAAAAGCCTAAGTCGATACGGAACATTGCCGAAGAGTTTTGCAACTCGGTGCCACACAATCTGGACTTAGGGCTAAAAATTTTGCCAAGCCAGAATAATGAAGGCCGCATACAACTCACACCGACCGCCTCCCTTGTGGGAGACCCCTCAACTGGGCAAATATTCAATAGCGTTCTGTTATCAATGGCAGACGCATGCGCCGGACTCACGACCTATCTGAATATCAAAGAACCCATGCCGATTGCGACACTCGATTTGCGCATGGACTATTTATACCCGGCTCCCGGTGATCAGACGATATTGTGCGTTGGCTCCTGTCTGCGCATGACACGGGAAATCGCCTTTATACGTTGCATGATTACGACAGAACGAGATGCCGAGCCAATAGCCATCGGCAACGCCGTTTTTATGCTAGGAACTTCACGACGAACTGAAATGCCTGTTGATAGAGGAGCACACAATGCCAATTGATCATTCAGGCGGGTGCGATATGAAAAATCGCGAACGGTATCAGGAGTGGCAAGGACAACTGGACCGCATTCCGTATGCGCAGCACCTCAACCTGACGGCCGAGTTGCATCAACAGATGCCATGCGTATTCATGCCATTTGAAGAGCGATTAGTCGGCAATATGCTGCTTCCCGCCATTCATGGAGGAGCAATCGGTGCGTTAATGGAAATAACTGCAATTGTCGCTTGTTCTGCGACGACCAACGCGATGCGCATGCCTAAATTGATCGACTCGACGTCTGACTACCTGCGAAGTAGTAAAACTGAAAATACATGGGCATCCGCAGAGTTAATACGCCAAGGTCGACGTGTCATGGCGGTCAGAACAACAGCATGGCAGAGCAATCGAGATCGACCAGTCGCTACTGGTCGCATGCACTTACTCACACAATTGACATAGCTGCGTGAATTTCCAAAAAAGCACATTTCAACTTTGGGATGGACCGGACCTCAATATATGGTCAAACACGATTGACGCCGCCCTGCCCAACCTCCATTTTGCCCACGCCACGGGCTTTTCCGCGTTAACCTATCTTGAACTATTCCGCCGCCTGGAAGGTAAGGTGAATATCGATGCATGGGACATGCGCGGACATGGAATCAACCGGCATCTTGCTACGAATGATCTGGCACTCGGTTGGGAGACATATTATCGAGATCTGTCGTCCTACCTCTACAATCTGAAAGAACCGACTTGGCTGGTGGGTCACTCCATTGGTGCAACGACCAGTTTGGCTGCCGCAACCCGACTCCCTGAGAAAGTCAATGGCTTGATCCTCTGTGACCCTGTCTTGCTACCGTTGAAGGATCGGCTCATGCTCCGCCTAGCCAAATGGACTCGTCGATCCCAATCCTTCGGACTTGCTCTCAGTGCCAAGCGCCGCCGACGCCAATTCGGTTCTCATGCTGAGGCGTTGCAAAACTTTCGGGCCAAGCAAGCGTTTCGTTCCTGGCCCGATCAGTGGCTAGACGATTACGTAACATTCGC
Coding sequences within:
- a CDS encoding outer membrane beta-barrel protein; the protein is MNTGVAKIDYFVVWATVGLTLLMPGICYAEDGGGSKNSVPLELVSRFYMTAMGTGIQTDNARNLDETATGFSLGSGWQINEQFGVEGFLQLDQYSAEAGSNADDGKLESLGIRAVVYPNMGNLYGYLGLGYGEYESDGIDSVGHESVLWSLGAGYAAGPFSLGICDLFLRAEIGFRADMHSGRSETVAQTNSFNEATAQLGFIVPFGVAPEVEDAPDDADINVVPATSNPDLDGDGVENLMDACPGTPSGAEVDMLGCAV
- a CDS encoding PaaI family thioesterase, which translates into the protein MKIEQIVEKPKSIRNIAEEFCNSVPHNLDLGLKILPSQNNEGRIQLTPTASLVGDPSTGQIFNSVLLSMADACAGLTTYLNIKEPMPIATLDLRMDYLYPAPGDQTILCVGSCLRMTREIAFIRCMITTERDAEPIAIGNAVFMLGTSRRTEMPVDRGAHNAN
- a CDS encoding PaaI family thioesterase yields the protein MKNRERYQEWQGQLDRIPYAQHLNLTAELHQQMPCVFMPFEERLVGNMLLPAIHGGAIGALMEITAIVACSATTNAMRMPKLIDSTSDYLRSSKTENTWASAELIRQGRRVMAVRTTAWQSNRDRPVATGRMHLLTQLT
- a CDS encoding alpha/beta fold hydrolase; protein product: MNFQKSTFQLWDGPDLNIWSNTIDAALPNLHFAHATGFSALTYLELFRRLEGKVNIDAWDMRGHGINRHLATNDLALGWETYYRDLSSYLYNLKEPTWLVGHSIGATTSLAAATRLPEKVNGLILCDPVLLPLKDRLMLRLAKWTRRSQSFGLALSAKRRRRQFGSHAEALQNFRAKQAFRSWPDQWLDDYVTFAFHETKAGHEISCPPDWEAQTFGHTEDLPWRHVSDVGKPLIILAGEHGSTFPHSEHKRLMHRVRHSNIHVLPQTSHFLPMERPDEVANVILSAIQNEHVHYPSTPSRHQIPGTLPSTARRSSVLRYTAAKLKSSFDLSARKHR